The following are from one region of the Paramagnetospirillum magnetotacticum MS-1 genome:
- the recQ gene encoding DNA helicase RecQ, giving the protein MPVPLHILKTVFGFPAFRGQQEEVIRHVVEGGDALVLMPTGAGKSLCYQVPALCRDGVAIVVSPLIALMQNQVEALNQLGVRAAALNSARSPDEARVIERRMQAGELDLVYVAPERLVLPGFLALLEDCRIALFAIDEAHCVSQWGHDFRPEYLQLALLHERFPSVPRIALTATADGPTRKDIAERLNLQEGRQFIAGFDRPNIRYRIATKNNAREQLARFLEAEHGGPGAESGIVYCLSRAKVEETASWLAGKGYTALAYHAGLDQPVRAANQQRFLREEGIVMVATIAFGMGIDKPDVRFVAHLDLPKSLEAYYQETGRAGRDGLPADAWMAYGLEDVGKLGQFIASSQASDAQKRIERQKLNALLGLCETTRCRRQVLLEYFGEMGHPPCGNCDTCLEPVASFDGTELARKALSCVYRTGESFGGGHVIDVLLGKDNEKIRRFGHDKLSTYGIGTELPADQWRSVLRQLVAAGLLSIDTEGHGAFKLTETCRPVLRGEMRVDLRRDPLPVKGKSKTSAGKKSAAPLSDPADEALFQHLRAARMALAKAQGVPPYVIWHDSTLLDIARQRPRQMEDLAAIAGLGEAKRERYGQILLDAVAGFEGQ; this is encoded by the coding sequence ATGCCCGTACCCCTCCATATCCTGAAAACGGTCTTCGGCTTTCCCGCCTTTCGCGGCCAGCAGGAAGAGGTGATCCGCCATGTGGTGGAGGGCGGCGACGCCCTGGTCCTGATGCCCACCGGCGCGGGCAAGTCGCTGTGCTATCAGGTTCCGGCCCTGTGCCGCGACGGTGTGGCCATCGTGGTCTCGCCGCTGATCGCCCTGATGCAAAATCAGGTGGAGGCCCTGAATCAGCTGGGCGTGCGCGCCGCCGCTCTCAACTCGGCCCGCAGTCCAGACGAGGCGCGTGTCATCGAACGCCGCATGCAGGCGGGAGAGCTGGATCTGGTCTATGTGGCGCCCGAGCGCCTGGTCCTGCCCGGCTTCCTGGCGCTGCTCGAAGACTGCCGCATCGCCCTGTTCGCCATCGACGAGGCCCATTGCGTGTCGCAGTGGGGACACGATTTCCGCCCGGAATATCTGCAGCTTGCCTTGCTGCACGAACGCTTCCCCTCCGTGCCGCGCATCGCCCTGACCGCCACCGCCGATGGTCCCACCCGCAAGGATATCGCCGAGCGTCTCAATCTTCAGGAGGGGCGGCAATTCATCGCCGGATTCGACCGGCCCAATATCCGCTACCGCATCGCCACCAAGAACAACGCCCGCGAGCAATTGGCCCGCTTCCTGGAGGCCGAGCACGGCGGGCCGGGGGCGGAATCGGGCATCGTCTACTGCCTGTCTCGGGCCAAGGTGGAGGAGACCGCCTCCTGGCTGGCGGGTAAGGGCTATACCGCCCTGGCCTATCATGCCGGGCTGGACCAGCCGGTGCGGGCCGCCAACCAGCAGCGCTTCTTGCGCGAAGAGGGCATCGTGATGGTGGCGACCATCGCCTTCGGCATGGGGATCGACAAGCCCGATGTGCGCTTTGTCGCCCATCTGGATCTGCCCAAGAGTCTGGAAGCCTATTACCAGGAAACCGGCCGTGCCGGGCGCGACGGCCTGCCCGCCGATGCCTGGATGGCCTATGGCCTGGAAGACGTGGGCAAGCTGGGCCAGTTCATCGCGTCGAGTCAGGCTTCGGACGCCCAGAAGCGCATCGAGCGCCAGAAGCTCAACGCCCTGCTGGGCCTGTGCGAGACCACCCGCTGTCGCCGTCAGGTGCTGCTGGAATATTTCGGCGAGATGGGGCATCCCCCTTGCGGCAATTGCGATACCTGCCTGGAGCCGGTGGCCTCGTTCGACGGCACGGAACTGGCGCGCAAGGCGCTGTCATGCGTCTATCGCACTGGGGAAAGCTTCGGCGGCGGCCATGTCATCGACGTGCTGCTGGGCAAGGACAACGAAAAGATCCGGCGCTTCGGCCATGACAAGCTCAGCACCTATGGTATCGGCACCGAACTGCCCGCCGATCAGTGGCGCTCCGTGCTGCGGCAATTGGTGGCGGCGGGGCTGCTGTCCATCGACACCGAAGGCCATGGAGCCTTCAAGCTGACCGAGACCTGCCGCCCTGTCCTGCGCGGCGAAATGCGCGTGGATCTGCGGCGCGATCCCCTGCCGGTCAAGGGCAAGTCCAAGACCTCGGCGGGCAAAAAATCCGCCGCGCCGCTCAGCGATCCGGCCGACGAGGCCCTGTTCCAGCATCTGCGGGCCGCGCGCATGGCCCTGGCCAAGGCTCAGGGGGTTCCGCCCTATGTCATCTGGCACGATTCCACCTTGCTCGACATCGCCCGCCAACGGCCCCGCCAGATGGAGGATCTGGCCGCCATCGCCGGATTGGGCGAGGCCAAGCGCGAGCGCTATGGCCAGATCCTGCTGGACGCGGTGGCGGGTTTCGAGGGGCAATAG
- the hisN gene encoding histidinol-phosphatase: protein MTACPAPFIALAEKLADAARPVVKKYFRTPVAVDDKADASPVTIADREVEAAMRAILAAEVPSHGILGEEHGAEHCDAEYVWVLDPIDGTAAFITGKPSFGTLISLAHNGKPILGLIDQAFTHERWLGAMGRPTTLNGQPARVRACPDLAHAYAFTTAPELFCEATRPGWDRIAKACKRPRYGCDCYAYALLSSGFCDLVVEAGLKPYDFAALVPVVEGAGGIMTDWSGKPLSIHSDGRVCAAGDARLHAEALRVLNQ from the coding sequence ATGACCGCCTGTCCCGCCCCATTCATCGCCCTGGCCGAGAAACTGGCCGATGCCGCCCGTCCGGTGGTGAAGAAATATTTCCGCACCCCCGTGGCGGTGGACGACAAGGCAGATGCCAGCCCGGTGACCATCGCCGACCGCGAGGTGGAAGCGGCCATGCGCGCCATCCTGGCCGCCGAGGTCCCCAGCCACGGCATCCTGGGCGAAGAGCATGGGGCGGAACATTGCGACGCCGAATATGTCTGGGTCCTGGACCCCATCGACGGCACGGCGGCCTTCATCACCGGCAAGCCCAGCTTCGGCACCCTGATCAGTCTTGCCCATAACGGCAAGCCCATCCTGGGCCTCATCGACCAAGCCTTCACCCATGAGCGCTGGCTGGGCGCCATGGGGCGGCCCACCACACTGAACGGCCAGCCCGCGCGGGTGCGGGCCTGTCCCGATCTGGCCCATGCCTATGCCTTCACCACGGCGCCGGAACTGTTTTGCGAGGCGACCCGGCCCGGCTGGGACCGCATCGCCAAGGCCTGCAAGCGGCCCCGCTATGGCTGTGACTGTTACGCCTATGCCCTGCTGTCCTCGGGCTTTTGCGATCTGGTGGTGGAGGCGGGATTAAAGCCCTACGACTTCGCCGCCCTGGTGCCGGTGGTGGAAGGAGCGGGCGGCATCATGACCGACTGGTCGGGCAAGCCGCTTTCCATCCACTCGGACGGCCGGGTCTGCGCGGCGGGCGATGCGCGTCTGCATGCGGAGGCTTTGAGGGTTCTCAACCAATGA
- the nth gene encoding endonuclease III, translated as MTPKQADLFFARLAERNPEPKSDLQYSDPYTLLVAVVLSAQATDAGVNKATAPLFARVATPQAMVELGEEGLAQSIRTIGLYKTKAKNVIELSRRLLALHGGQVPHDRAALEALPGVGRKTANVVLNIAFGEPTIAVDTHCFRVANRTGLAPGKTVELVEQALMKATPAKWLQHAHHWLILHGRYTCKARKPECGACAVRDLCAFEGKEAL; from the coding sequence ATGACCCCCAAACAGGCCGATCTGTTTTTCGCCCGTCTGGCCGAACGCAACCCCGAGCCCAAGAGCGATCTGCAATATTCCGATCCCTACACCCTGCTGGTGGCGGTGGTGCTGTCGGCCCAGGCCACCGATGCCGGGGTCAACAAGGCCACGGCTCCGCTCTTCGCCCGCGTCGCCACACCCCAGGCCATGGTGGAATTGGGCGAGGAGGGGCTGGCCCAATCCATCCGCACCATCGGTCTGTACAAGACCAAGGCGAAGAACGTCATCGAACTGTCTCGCCGCCTGCTCGCCCTTCACGGCGGTCAGGTTCCCCATGACCGCGCCGCGCTGGAAGCCCTGCCGGGCGTCGGGCGCAAGACCGCCAATGTGGTGCTCAACATCGCCTTCGGTGAACCCACCATCGCCGTGGACACCCATTGCTTCCGGGTCGCCAACCGCACAGGCCTGGCGCCGGGCAAGACTGTGGAACTGGTGGAACAGGCGCTGATGAAGGCGACTCCGGCGAAATGGCTGCAACACGCCCATCACTGGCTGATCCTGCACGGCCGCTATACCTGCAAGGCCCGAAAGCCCGAATGCGGGGCTTGCGCGGTCAGGGATCTGTGCGCCTTCGAGGGCAAGGAAGCCCTTTAA
- a CDS encoding bacteriohemerythrin, producing the protein MSIAWSEALAVGDPSIDADHRRMIELIAQLEAAVCSEIDCAAVGRTLQDLADLCRLHFAREEELQASVGFPETESHRTAHEMLLKRLDAILAHFADGCDEVRTGIIRTLGDSLATWLVSHIVNNDMEFKPYVAGRR; encoded by the coding sequence ATGTCAATCGCCTGGAGTGAGGCGCTGGCGGTCGGCGATCCGAGCATCGATGCCGACCATCGGCGGATGATCGAGCTGATCGCCCAGTTGGAAGCGGCGGTCTGTTCCGAGATCGACTGCGCCGCCGTCGGGCGGACGCTTCAGGACCTGGCCGATCTATGCCGCCTACACTTCGCCCGCGAGGAGGAGTTGCAGGCCTCGGTGGGCTTCCCCGAGACCGAATCCCACCGCACCGCCCATGAAATGCTGCTCAAGCGCCTGGATGCCATCCTGGCCCATTTCGCCGATGGCTGCGACGAGGTGCGGACCGGCATCATCCGCACCCTGGGCGATTCTCTGGCCACCTGGCTGGTCAGCCATATCGTCAACAACGATATGGAATTCAAACCCTATGTGGCCGGCAGGCGTTAA
- a CDS encoding DUF4337 domain-containing protein — protein MEAHETHETIHEVAHHDHHEEHAHKEGKASRNKKIAVLISVLAALLAIMEAGGKSAQNTSLAANIHANDLWAFYQAKHIRSTMLRTSADALELSVPPSEGVTKKVAEWRATATRYDSEPETGEGRKELAAKAKAEEARRDTALSAYHMFEYGAAALQIAIVLASASVVTGMLVLSFVSGGLGALGIAFGLLGWLAPTLIHL, from the coding sequence ATGGAAGCCCACGAGACGCACGAGACCATCCACGAGGTCGCCCATCACGACCACCATGAAGAACACGCCCACAAGGAAGGCAAGGCCAGCCGCAACAAGAAGATCGCGGTACTGATCAGCGTTCTCGCCGCCTTGCTGGCCATCATGGAGGCAGGTGGCAAAAGCGCCCAGAACACCTCGCTGGCGGCCAATATTCACGCCAACGACCTGTGGGCCTTCTATCAGGCCAAGCATATCCGCTCGACCATGCTGCGCACCTCGGCGGATGCGCTGGAGCTTTCGGTTCCGCCATCCGAGGGCGTGACCAAGAAGGTCGCCGAGTGGCGCGCCACCGCGACCCGCTATGATTCCGAGCCTGAAACCGGCGAGGGCCGCAAGGAACTGGCCGCCAAGGCCAAGGCCGAAGAGGCGCGGCGCGACACGGCGCTTTCGGCCTATCACATGTTCGAATACGGCGCAGCCGCCCTGCAGATCGCCATCGTCCTGGCCTCGGCCTCGGTGGTGACCGGCATGCTGGTCCTGTCCTTCGTGTCGGGCGGATTGGGGGCGCTGGGCATCGCCTTCGGCCTGCTGGGCTGGCTGGCGCCGACGCTCATTCATCTTTGA
- a CDS encoding YciI family protein gives MFMVQCKDKPGHLQTRLDNRAAHLEYAKGFGAKIVIGGPLLTDDGQGMIGSAFVFDTDDRAELDAFLVNDPYAKAGLFESVTVIRYKKVLP, from the coding sequence ATGTTCATGGTCCAGTGCAAGGACAAGCCCGGTCATCTTCAGACCCGCCTCGACAACCGCGCCGCCCATCTGGAATACGCCAAGGGCTTTGGCGCCAAGATCGTCATCGGCGGCCCGCTGCTGACCGATGACGGCCAAGGCATGATCGGCAGTGCCTTCGTGTTCGATACCGACGACCGCGCCGAACTGGACGCCTTCCTGGTCAATGATCCCTACGCCAAGGCCGGTCTGTTCGAAAGCGTCACCGTCATCCGCTACAAGAAGGTTCTGCCCTGA
- a CDS encoding EVE domain-containing protein: MAFWLVKSEPGAWSWDDQMRDGVTAWTGVRNYQACNNLKAMKLGDKAFFYHSVDEKRIVGVVEVVREAYPDPTAEDPRWMCPDLKAVAPLARPITLAEIKADPRLAELPLLRQSRLSVCPVDADAWRLICDLGGVKV; this comes from the coding sequence ATGGCCTTCTGGCTGGTCAAGTCCGAACCCGGCGCCTGGTCGTGGGACGACCAGATGCGCGACGGCGTGACCGCCTGGACCGGGGTGCGCAACTACCAGGCCTGCAACAACCTGAAGGCCATGAAGCTGGGCGATAAGGCGTTCTTCTATCACTCGGTGGACGAAAAGCGCATCGTCGGCGTGGTCGAGGTGGTGCGCGAAGCCTATCCCGACCCCACCGCCGAGGATCCCCGCTGGATGTGCCCGGACTTGAAAGCGGTGGCGCCCCTGGCCCGGCCGATCACCCTGGCCGAGATCAAGGCTGATCCCCGTCTGGCGGAACTGCCGCTACTGCGCCAGAGCCGCCTGTCGGTCTGCCCCGTGGACGCGGATGCGTGGCGGCTGATCTGCGACCTGGGAGGGGTGAAGGTGTGA
- a CDS encoding Rieske (2Fe-2S) protein: MKALCSLDSIPDPGAREFRAMVDGEKRRVFVVRRGGQVFGYVNSCPHIGAPLNLEDNKFLDLFQTSIVCANHFALFEIDSGMCTRGPCNGRSLQPFPVEVRDEQVIQLE, translated from the coding sequence ATGAAAGCCCTCTGCTCCCTCGACTCCATCCCCGATCCCGGCGCGCGCGAGTTCCGGGCCATGGTGGATGGCGAGAAGCGCCGGGTCTTTGTGGTGCGCCGGGGTGGGCAGGTGTTCGGATATGTCAATTCCTGCCCCCATATCGGGGCGCCGCTCAACCTTGAGGACAACAAGTTCCTGGATCTCTTCCAGACCTCCATCGTCTGCGCCAACCATTTCGCCCTGTTCGAGATCGACAGCGGGATGTGTACGCGCGGCCCCTGCAATGGCCGCTCGCTTCAGCCCTTTCCCGTCGAGGTCAGGGATGAGCAGGTTATTCAATTGGAATAA
- the acs gene encoding acetate--CoA ligase, whose product MSEVYPVPAETAKNALIDNDKYNAWYERSVKDPDGFWGEHGKRIDWIKPYTKVKNVSYSGDVSIKWFEDGTLNVSANCLDRHLAKRRDQTAIIWEGDDPNESAHITYGDLHERVCRLANAMTDLGVKKGDRVTIYLPMIPEAAVAMLACARVGAVHSIVFGGFSPDALAGRIQDCDSSLLITADEGLRGGRKVPLKVNADKALETCWSCKSVIVVKRTGGDVHMVTGRDHWYHDIVAKASPTHTPVEMSAEDPLFLLYTSGSTGKPKGVVHTTGGYLVYASMTHQYVFDYHEGEVYWCTADVGWVTGHSYIVYGPLANGAITLMFEGIPNYPTVSRFWDVVDKHKVNIFYTAPTAIRSLMREGEEPVKKTSRKSLRLLGSVGEPINPEAWTWYHRVVGDNRCPIVDTWWQTETGGILITPLPGATALKPGSATRPFFGVKPVMVDAEGKTLEGATEGNLCLAEPGWPGQMRTLWGDHDRFIQSYFATYKGMYFTGDGARRDEDGYYWITGRVDDVINVSGHRMGTAEVESALVAHPKVAEAAVVGYPHDIKGQGIYAYVTLIQGEEPSEDLRKELVNWVRKEIGPIASPDLIQWSPGLPKTRSGKIMRRILRKIAENDFGSLGDTSTLADPTVVDDLIDSRMNRG is encoded by the coding sequence ATGTCCGAGGTCTATCCTGTGCCCGCTGAGACCGCGAAGAACGCTCTCATCGATAATGATAAGTACAATGCATGGTATGAGCGCTCGGTGAAGGACCCTGACGGGTTCTGGGGCGAGCATGGCAAGCGCATCGACTGGATCAAGCCCTACACCAAGGTGAAGAACGTCTCCTATTCCGGCGACGTCAGCATCAAGTGGTTCGAGGACGGCACCCTGAACGTGTCGGCCAACTGCCTGGACCGCCACCTGGCCAAGCGCCGGGACCAGACCGCCATCATCTGGGAAGGCGACGACCCCAACGAGTCCGCCCACATCACCTATGGCGATCTGCACGAGCGCGTCTGCCGTCTGGCCAATGCCATGACCGATCTGGGCGTGAAGAAGGGTGACCGCGTCACCATCTATCTGCCCATGATCCCCGAAGCCGCGGTGGCCATGCTGGCCTGCGCCCGCGTCGGCGCGGTCCATTCCATCGTGTTCGGCGGCTTCTCGCCCGACGCCCTGGCCGGCCGCATCCAGGATTGCGATTCCTCGCTGCTGATCACCGCCGACGAAGGTCTGCGCGGCGGCCGCAAGGTTCCGCTGAAGGTCAATGCCGACAAGGCGCTGGAGACCTGCTGGTCGTGCAAGTCCGTCATCGTGGTCAAGCGTACCGGTGGCGACGTCCACATGGTTACGGGGCGTGACCATTGGTACCACGACATCGTCGCCAAGGCCTCGCCGACCCATACCCCCGTCGAGATGAGCGCGGAAGACCCGCTGTTCCTGCTCTACACCTCGGGCTCGACCGGCAAGCCCAAGGGCGTGGTTCACACCACCGGCGGCTATCTGGTCTATGCCTCCATGACCCATCAATACGTCTTCGACTATCACGAGGGCGAGGTCTACTGGTGCACCGCCGATGTGGGCTGGGTCACGGGTCACTCCTACATCGTCTATGGTCCGCTGGCCAACGGCGCCATCACCCTGATGTTCGAGGGCATTCCCAACTACCCGACCGTGTCGCGCTTCTGGGATGTGGTCGACAAGCACAAGGTCAACATCTTCTACACCGCGCCCACCGCCATCCGCTCGCTGATGCGCGAAGGCGAGGAGCCGGTCAAGAAGACCAGCCGCAAGTCCCTGCGTCTGCTGGGTTCGGTGGGCGAGCCCATCAATCCGGAAGCCTGGACCTGGTACCACCGCGTGGTGGGCGACAACCGCTGCCCCATCGTGGATACCTGGTGGCAGACCGAGACCGGCGGCATCCTGATCACCCCGCTGCCGGGCGCCACCGCGCTCAAGCCCGGTTCGGCGACCCGCCCGTTCTTCGGCGTCAAGCCGGTGATGGTCGATGCCGAGGGCAAGACCCTGGAAGGCGCCACCGAGGGCAACCTCTGCCTGGCCGAGCCCGGCTGGCCCGGCCAGATGCGCACCCTGTGGGGCGATCACGACCGCTTCATCCAGTCGTACTTCGCCACTTATAAGGGCATGTACTTCACCGGTGACGGCGCGCGACGCGACGAGGACGGCTATTACTGGATCACCGGCCGCGTCGACGACGTGATCAACGTGTCCGGTCACCGCATGGGCACCGCCGAGGTGGAATCCGCCCTGGTCGCCCATCCCAAGGTGGCCGAGGCCGCCGTGGTCGGCTATCCGCACGACATCAAGGGCCAGGGCATCTATGCCTATGTCACCCTGATTCAGGGCGAGGAGCCGTCCGAGGATCTGCGTAAGGAACTGGTCAACTGGGTCCGCAAGGAAATCGGCCCCATCGCCAGCCCCGACCTGATCCAGTGGTCGCCGGGCCTGCCCAAGACCCGTTCGGGCAAGATCATGCGCCGCATCCTGCGCAAGATCGCCGAGAACGATTTCGGCTCGCTGGGCGACACCTCGACGCTGGCCGATCCGACGGTGGTCGATGACCTCATCGACAGCCGCATGAATCGCGGCTAA
- a CDS encoding alpha/beta hydrolase, whose protein sequence is MIMVKTVLGLGGVYLLLVGFVALMQRDMIYHPGKTRTRPDEAGLPEMVPVPIKSADGWIATSWYAAPRSPGRPTVVFFHGNSGTLADRAHKARAFLDAGMGVLLVEYRGYGGNAGRPSERGLYADAEAAMRWLIGQGVSSRRLVLYGESLGSGIAMEMAIRYEVMMVVLESPFTSLADLAPAYVLPPLAQLLTWDRYDNLIKAPSLRVPLLVVHGGKDTLVPVIMGHAVLNAADTIKEGLFLPEAGHNDLWEHGASKKILDFIARRAL, encoded by the coding sequence ATGATCATGGTCAAGACGGTGCTGGGCCTGGGCGGGGTGTACCTGCTGCTGGTCGGTTTCGTCGCCCTGATGCAGCGCGACATGATCTACCATCCCGGCAAGACCCGCACCCGCCCCGACGAAGCCGGGCTGCCCGAGATGGTGCCGGTCCCCATCAAATCCGCCGATGGCTGGATCGCCACGAGCTGGTATGCCGCCCCCAGGTCCCCGGGCCGCCCGACCGTGGTCTTCTTTCACGGAAATTCCGGCACCCTGGCCGACCGCGCACACAAGGCCCGCGCCTTTCTCGACGCCGGGATGGGAGTTCTTCTGGTCGAATACCGGGGCTATGGCGGCAATGCCGGACGCCCCAGCGAAAGGGGGCTTTACGCCGATGCCGAGGCGGCCATGCGCTGGCTGATCGGCCAGGGCGTCTCCTCGCGCCGCCTGGTCCTTTACGGAGAATCCCTGGGCTCGGGCATCGCCATGGAAATGGCCATCCGGTACGAGGTGATGATGGTGGTGCTGGAAAGCCCCTTCACCTCGCTGGCCGATCTGGCGCCCGCCTATGTGCTGCCCCCGCTGGCCCAGTTGCTGACCTGGGACCGTTACGACAACCTGATCAAGGCGCCCAGCCTGCGCGTGCCGCTGCTGGTGGTCCATGGCGGCAAGGATACACTCGTGCCAGTGATCATGGGCCACGCGGTACTGAATGCCGCCGACACCATCAAGGAAGGGCTTTTCCTTCCCGAAGCGGGCCACAACGATTTGTGGGAGCATGGCGCGTCCAAGAAGATTCTGGACTTCATCGCGCGACGTGCCTTGTAG
- a CDS encoding acetyl-CoA carboxylase carboxyltransferase subunit alpha, translated as MHILEFEKPIAELEGKIEELRHLSDGGDVNIADEVSKLQAKVDKLLRSTYAKLTPWQKTQVARHPERPHTLAYISTLIEDFTPLAGDRAFAEDQAIIGGLGRLRGRSVMVIGHEKGHDTESRLKHNFGMAKPEGYRKAKRLMEMADHFQVPIITLVDTAGAYPGVDAEARGQAEAIARSIETCLNVRVPLISVIIGEGGSGGAIALATGNTVLMLEHAIYSVISPEGCASILWRSAENAKDAAEQLRLTAQDLHKLGIIDSVVPEPMGGAHRNPDLMMQTLSMALDSALRDLSGVEGGVLRARRRDKFLEMGRAGLS; from the coding sequence ATGCATATCCTTGAATTCGAAAAGCCCATCGCCGAGCTCGAGGGCAAGATTGAGGAGCTGCGGCACCTGTCCGATGGCGGCGACGTCAACATCGCCGACGAGGTGTCCAAGCTCCAGGCAAAGGTCGACAAGCTGCTGCGCTCGACCTACGCCAAGCTCACGCCGTGGCAAAAGACGCAGGTGGCCCGCCACCCCGAGCGTCCGCACACGCTGGCCTATATCTCGACGCTGATCGAGGACTTCACCCCCTTGGCGGGTGATCGCGCCTTCGCCGAGGATCAGGCGATCATCGGCGGGCTGGGACGGTTGCGGGGGCGCTCGGTGATGGTCATCGGCCATGAAAAGGGCCACGACACCGAAAGCCGCCTGAAGCACAATTTCGGCATGGCCAAGCCCGAGGGCTATCGCAAGGCCAAGCGCCTGATGGAGATGGCCGACCATTTCCAGGTGCCCATCATCACCCTGGTGGACACCGCTGGCGCCTATCCCGGCGTCGATGCCGAGGCGCGCGGTCAGGCCGAGGCCATCGCACGCTCCATCGAGACCTGCCTGAATGTGCGTGTGCCGCTGATCTCGGTGATCATCGGCGAGGGCGGATCGGGCGGCGCCATCGCCCTGGCCACCGGCAATACCGTGTTGATGCTCGAACACGCCATCTATTCGGTGATCAGCCCCGAGGGCTGCGCCTCGATTCTGTGGCGCTCGGCCGAGAACGCCAAGGACGCGGCCGAACAGCTTCGCCTGACCGCCCAGGACCTGCACAAGCTGGGCATCATCGATTCCGTGGTGCCCGAACCCATGGGCGGCGCTCACCGCAATCCCGACCTGATGATGCAGACCCTGTCCATGGCCCTGGACTCGGCGCTTCGCGACCTGTCCGGCGTCGAAGGCGGCGTGTTGCGGGCACGGCGCCGCGATAAATTCCTGGAGATGGGGCGGGCGGGCCTGTCGTGA
- a CDS encoding glycosyltransferase family 2 protein, with translation MTSLTVPELSVVVPVKNEAENILPLLDEIHMALQGKVEFEVVYVDDGSDDATFQVLDQAKAVHPRLKVVRHKTSCGQSQAVATGVRFASGKLIGTLDGDGQNDPADLPAMLAHWRSQPDHVRAGLMVTGWRANRRDDGIRRLSSKLANAIRSKLLKDRTPDSGSGIKLLPRDLFLDLPRFDHMHRFMAALVIRSGGSVEVVKVNHRPRERGTSKYGVWNRLWVGIVDLFGVMWLMRRARNPVVETLD, from the coding sequence GTGACCAGCCTAACCGTGCCGGAATTGTCGGTGGTCGTCCCGGTCAAGAACGAGGCCGAGAATATCCTGCCATTGCTCGACGAGATCCACATGGCCCTTCAGGGCAAGGTGGAGTTCGAGGTGGTCTATGTGGATGACGGCTCGGACGACGCCACGTTCCAGGTGCTGGATCAGGCCAAGGCCGTCCATCCCCGCCTCAAGGTCGTCCGCCACAAGACCAGTTGCGGCCAAAGCCAGGCGGTCGCCACCGGCGTGCGTTTTGCCTCGGGCAAGCTGATCGGTACCCTGGACGGCGACGGCCAGAACGATCCGGCCGACCTGCCCGCCATGCTGGCCCATTGGCGTTCGCAACCCGACCATGTCCGGGCCGGGCTGATGGTCACCGGCTGGAGGGCCAATCGCCGCGACGACGGCATCCGCCGCCTGTCCTCCAAGCTGGCCAATGCCATCCGCTCCAAGCTTCTCAAGGACCGCACCCCGGATTCGGGCAGCGGCATCAAGCTGCTGCCGCGCGATTTGTTCCTGGATCTGCCGCGCTTCGACCATATGCACCGCTTCATGGCCGCCCTGGTGATCCGCTCGGGCGGCAGTGTCGAGGTGGTCAAGGTCAATCACCGCCCGCGCGAGCGCGGCACCTCCAAATACGGGGTGTGGAACCGCCTGTGGGTGGGCATCGTCGATCTGTTCGGGGTCATGTGGCTGATGCGCCGGGCGCGTAACCCGGTGGTCGAGACCCTTGACTAA